The Thunnus thynnus chromosome 22, fThuThy2.1, whole genome shotgun sequence genome includes a window with the following:
- the LOC137173997 gene encoding GTPase IMAP family member 7-like, giving the protein MDVKKTRRIVLLGKTGTGKSNLANTIFGEKVFTINHTFNSETKKCQAGTRSVNGRSITLIDTPGFFDIDMSKKKLKNEMMRCITECAPGPHAFLIVLKVERFSEQENDVIRKIYEYFSKEALKYATVVFTHGDQLKEGMKIEECVSQNNHLRNLVKKCGGQCHVVDNKHWNNNRPNEYRSNQLQVAKLLNTIDKIVMENNEGYYTNEMLQTVEREIQKEEERIRLSSGNMTQEEIRQQAKRRVLEKLLIGLASAVAGVWLGAFLGVPGMVGIVGGFLRLFFS; this is encoded by the exons ATGGATG TGAAAAAGACAAGGAGGATTGTCCTGCTCGGAAAAACTGGAACTGGGAAAAGTAACCTAGCTAACACAATATTTGGAGAGAAGGTGTTCACAATCAACCATACTTTCaactctgaaacaaaaaaatgtcaagcaGGAACCAGATCTGTCAATGGAAGAAGCATCACGTTGATCGACACTCCTGGTTTCTTTGACATAGACATGTCTAAGAAGAAGCTGAAGAATGAGATGATGAGGTGTATCACTGAGTGTGCTCCTGGGCCTCATGCTTTTCTCATTGTGCTTAAAGTGGAGAGATTCAGCGAGCAGGAGAATGACGTCATCaggaaaatatatgaatatttctCCAAAGAAGCTTTAAAATATGCTACAGTTGTTTTCACTCATGGTGACCAGCTCAAGGAAGGGATGAAAATtgaagagtgtgtaagtcagaATAATCATTTGAGGAATCTTGTGAAGAAGTGCGGCGGCCAGTGCCATGTTGTTGATAATAAGCACTGGAACAACAATCGACCTAATGAATACAGGAGCAACCAGCTCCAGGTGGCAAAGCTACTCAACACCATAGACAAGATAGTGATGGAAAACAATGAAGGCTACTACACCAATGAAATGCTGCaaacagtggagagagagatacagaaagaggaagagcgCATCAGACTGTCATCAGGAAACATGACACAGGAAGAGATCAGACAGCAGGCTAAAAGAAGAGTCCTTGAGAAGCTTTTGATTGGACTGGCAAGTGCTGTAGCAGGTGTATGGTTAGGAGCTTTTCTTGGTGTTCCAGGGATGGTTGGAATAGTTGGCGGGTTTCTCAGGTTATTCTTCAGCTGA
- the LOC137174735 gene encoding uncharacterized protein, whose protein sequence is MDEYQHPLFFEAKELTDREKQKIRRHFQKRRDSGGGDCGMIEKAGDNTYKICFKEKDDQERVLPREFHTISLPSGELHLTVSQTNSRETPKHTDRPSTSPSQTFKKENTKGLEKIFKTDVFLLYYLRDNPKAFKVLEKQLSAIGCKVELNFDEEEAVVRGDIEKGPGGALGSAAERWELQVDKVFIGFTESYLCYHVVEPNK, encoded by the exons ATGGATGAATACCAACATCCATTATTCTTTGAAGCTAAagagctgacagacagagagaagcagaagaTCAGGAGACACTTTCAGAAAAGACGAGATTCTGGGGGTGGTGATTGTGGAATGATTGAAAAGGCTGGAGACAACACCTATAAAATCTGCTTTAAGGAAAAAGATG aCCAGGAAAGGGTTTTGCCGAGGGAGTTCCACACTATCTCCCTTCCTTCCGGGGAATTACATCTGACTGTGAGTCAAACCAATTCGCGTGAGACCCCTAAACACACTGATCGGCCTTCTACTAGTCCCTCACAG ACATTCAAAAAAGAGAACACAAAAGGCCTTGAGAAGATTTTCAAGACAGATGTTTTCCTCCTGTATTACCTCAGAGACAACCCCAAAGCATTCAAAGTCTTAGAGAAGCAGCTCTCTGCTATTGGATGCAAGGTGGAGTTAAACTTTGATGAAGAGGAGGCAGTGGTTAGGGGGGATATTGAGAAGGGTCCTGGAGGAGCTCTTGGCAGTGCTGCAGAGAGATGGGAACTACAGGTGGATAAGGTCTTCATTGGTTTTACTGAGAGCTACCTCTGCTATCATGTGGTTGAGCCAAACAAGTGA
- the LOC137174734 gene encoding GTPase IMAP family member 7-like, producing MGVTKTRRIVLIGRTGTAKSSLANIIFGHTFNSETRECRAETRSVNGRCITLINTPGFFDTDMTEELKTETMRCITECTPGPHAFLIVLKVEKFSMQEKDVFKKICEYFSDEAFKYAVVVFTHGDQLPEGMTIEEFVQQNQGLSDLVRKCGGRCHVVDNKHWNNNRPNEYRSNQLQVEKLLNTIDKIVMENNGGYYTNEMLQTVEREIQEEERIRLSLGNMTQEDETQGLCIIL from the exons ATGGGAG TGACAAAGACAAGGAGGATTGTCTTGATTGGAAGAACTGGGACTGCGAAAAGCAGCCTAGCTAACATAATATTTGGCCATACTTTCAACTCTGAAACAAGAGAATGTCGAGCAGAAACCAGATCTGTCAATGGAAGATGCATCACGTTGATCAACACTCCTGGTTTCTTTGACACAGACATGACTGAGGAGCTGAAGACTGAGACAATGAGGTGTATCACTGAGTGCACTCCTGGGCCTCATGCTTTTCTCATTGTACTTAAAGTGGAGAAATTCAGCATGCAGGAGAAGGATGTCTTCAAgaaaatatgtgaatatttctcTGATGAAGCTTTCAAATATGCTGTAGTTGTCTTCACTCATGGTGACCAGCTCCCTGAAGGGATGACAATTGAGGAGTTTGTCCAACAGAATCAAGGTCTGAGTGATCTGGTGAGGAAGTGCGGTGGCCGGTGCCACGTTGTTGATAATAAGCACTGGAACAACAACCGACCTAATGAATACAGGAGCAACCAGCTCCAGGTGGAAAAGCTACTCAACACCATAGACAAGATAGTGATGGAAAACAATGGAGGCTACTACACCAATGAGATGCTGCAAACAGTGGAGAGAGAAATACAAGAGGAAGAGCGCATCAGACTGTCATTAGGAAACATGACACAGGAAGATGAAACGCAGGGTCTGTGTATCATTTTATAA
- the LOC137173996 gene encoding myeloid-associated differentiation marker homolog produces MPLIVFHTSQLLWVRLAALLFTCVAFSVAAHGASLPHGGMADWCIFCWAFSFACTLLVLLVEQFGLQARTPVSWSNFPITIACYAALLCLSASIIFPVFYIKDQQLYGEVRDYRIVSTVFSCLAAVAYMGEVSLTKARPGEVAGYMATAPGLLKVCQTFLACIIFILVSNPNTYEQHAALKWCMAVYCICFILSMAVVVLCVGECTGCLPIPFSKFLSAYGLLAVIMYLTATIIWPVFQFDKQYQRQSQNPRLIAVAVLTAVNFLLYLADLAYTARLVFVTV; encoded by the coding sequence ATGCCACTGATTGTGTTTCACACTTCCCAACTGCTGTGGGTGCGTTTAGCCGCCCTGCTGTTCACCTGCGTGGCGTTCAGTGTTGCAGCACATGGAGCCTCACTTCCCCACGGAGGCATGGCTGACTGGTGCATCTTCTGCTGGGCGTTCAGCTTCGCCTGCACCCTACTGGTCCTGCTGGTGGAGCAGTTCGGCCTCCAGGCCCGCACTCCAGTGTCCTGGTCCAACTTCCCCATCACTATTGCCTGCTATGCTGCTCTCCTGTGCCTCTCTGCCTCTATCATCTTCCCTGTCTTTTACATCAAGGACCAGCAGCTCTACGGCGAGGTTCGCGACTATCGCATCGTCTCCACCGTCTTCTCCTGCCTAGCCGCGGTAGCCTACATGGGGGAAGTGAGCCTGACTAAAGCGAGGCCAGGAGAGGTGGCGGGCTACATGGCTACAGCTCCAGGCCTGTTAAAGGTGTGCCAGACCTTTTTGGCCTGTATTATCTTCATCCTGGTCAGCAACCCTAATACCTATGAGCAGCATGCAGCGCTCAAGTGGTGCATGGCGGTGTACTGCATCTGCTTCATCCTCTCCATGGCTGTGGTGGTGCTGTGTGTGGGCGAGTGCACCGGCTGTCTCCCCATCCCGTTCTCCAAGTTCCTGTCAGCGTACGGGCTCCTGGCAGTTATCATGTACCTGACCGCTACCATCATCTGGCCGGTGTTCCAGTTTGACAAGCAGTACCAGCGTCAAAGCCAAAATCCAAGACTGATCGCAGTGGCGGTGCTCACTGCGGTCAACTTCCTGCTTTACCTCGCTGACCTGGCCTACACCGCCAGGCTGGTGTTTGTCACTGTCTAG